atcaaagactatatactaataataaaaagtataattttttttaaacaaatcaacTAAGTGATGAAAACTCAGTATATAGCTCAAATGCTGAAAATCATATCATTCATGTTCTACTAATATGACAATGCCCTAAACTTATAAAAGGACAAAATTGAAATGCGTAGCAGTTCCTAGAAGATGGGAAAGAAATAAGTCAAATAACGGTATAGACAGGCAAGTTGGAAACATTTTCAGCGTAGTGACGCTGCTTCTAAGTACTGCGCGCTCCTATTTCCTGTCCCTATATATGATATCTCATATTTATATCAGTTGGACCATTCTTGCTTGTTAAATTACCATTGTAACAGAGCTAACAGAAGTTTCTAATTTCCGCAAGTTTtataaatgagatttttttttcattttttaaatataagaatgTGTCgcatattacatttttttgctTATTGTTGTAACAGGTTTGTTTCTTCAGACAGTTTGTACAGTCAGTTCCTAAAGTAGATTACTTGACATTGAGACATGGATTTATGATGGTAATCACATTACACCCTTACCAATTTCACCTACCATTTCTCTGATTATTGATTGATACTTGGTTGGTATAATGGTAtgccactttttatttttagaataaagcaagaatttttcttaaaaaactaTATAGTAGATcgattatttcaaatttaactttatgAAATTTCATGTATATTATTTTCACCTATAAAATAAACATGCCcaaataaatttagttttaataaaCGAATTATATTCACACCCCTAGAACTTAAGtccaattatgttttttttttaaccttacACAACCttctttcaatttatataacaataaatatcTCGTGTATCCTTAATACATATCTACCCTAGTTTATGAGTTACTCCCCCTATTTATTAAATTAGGGGGTATGCATATGGTCAGAAAAATAAAGGATGTCAAGTGAAATATTTATGATATGCAAATGTAATTTGCCCGGCCGTTATATATTAGACATACATTAATCGTTTAAGGTGTGCCTGctatttgaataaataatttactcaagtgttttttatttagtaAGTTTATTGCAACAGATTATATCATTATAAACTTAACACGTGGAaactattttaattcttttatgaaatttattgaaataaatttcaaaaatatgaaaaagttataaatttctTTCAAGGGTCCAAATGAATTTGTATAAACTCTTCGAAATGTATTCTTGACGAAATATAACTTTAATTGGGTTTAGGCACATTTGGGGCCTCAAAGTCACCAGAAATTCAACTTTCGGAAATATATCAAAAGATCTCTGGAAGAGGACTTCAAAGTGGTCGTTGAAATCAGGTTTTGTGCTTAATTCTCGCCCtctatgtttatgttttttttttttcgaattttccAACTGCTATATAAAtaataaccatttttttttaaaataacacatGTCATAATTTGATTTACACATTTATAGTATAATTAATTGCTCTCTTTCTAAATTTTTAGTCCTCCAATCTGGTTCATCACAGTGCTTTTTCTCCTGTTTAACACTCACGGTAAGGGAATATATCTTATTATAATAAATCACTAAGCTAAATCactttattgataattattaaGTGTATACAACTCTACATATATACCTAAATTTCCGTACATCGTTTGTATATATGGACAGGCTGGTACTCTTATCTGTGGCTGCCATTTGCTCCTTTGATTGTAAGCACATGCAATGACTTATGTTAACTAatgatatatttcttttttctaattataattataatgtcCACAAAATGTAGATTGTTCTATTAGTTGGAACCAAGCTGCAAGTGATAATAACAAAGATGggtcaaagaattcaacaacGAGGAGAAGTTGTAAAGGGAGTGCCACTGGTGCAACCTGGGGATGACCTCTTCTGGTTTAACAAACCTCGACTTATTCTCTACCTCATTAATTTCGTGCTCTTTCAGGTGTGTGTTTTATACCTCTTTCAAAGCAATAACAATATAACATGAATCAATGCATTCATTTATTTgtcaaaatgaaaaatcttaatTTCCTCTCATCACTGTTAATTACTAATCCAAGTTATACATGTCTCTTTTCTGACAACAGAATGCTTTTCAGCTTGCTTTCTTTTCATGGGCTGCGGTAAGtcctgcaaaataattaaatttcagtTATATGCTACTACTCTTGTAATTATATCAAAAACGAAACTTTCcaatgttaaaaaatacttaaatactGTTGCTATATTGATTTCTACGTGATCAGGACTTGTGAGTGCAATTGTTATCCGAACAAATGCTTTTACTATATTTCTGTTCGAGTGCATTTTTTACCCTTGATGCATGACACTATCTTGTTTTTTATTTGCGTTTAATTACTTATATGAGTGAtagaacttttttcttttatgtatttCAGCTTCAATTTATGATGAAATCCTGTTTCCATTCCCAAAAACAGGGCGTGGTGATCAGAATCTCAATGGGGTACGTGTGTCGTCCCGTTTTCTAGATTTATACTTGTTTAACTCGTATTAAAAAACTTAACCAGTATTAGTCTCAAGTTAACTGTATATATACATTAACAATTTAACTTGGATGATGTGCCAGGATCTTCGTTCAATTCCTTTGCAGCTACGTGACCCTTCCTCTCTATGCTCTCGTGACACAGGTAGTTTAATAAATATCAATTGTTCCACAAataatttactatttatttcatttttccttttgattttcttataaaattttcCTCTTTATTCATCAAAGTAATCATATATAGAGtttaattattatgaattatcggtatcaaattttttagattgtctattaattaaaaaatattctcaatataacttttgaatttttttttacaaaaatcaatAATCCTATCCTATATGTTTATTCGCGTTTGATTAAAATGTAAACAACtattaattctaattaaattcgaTTACATGTAGATAAAACCAAACTTCGCGTGTAGTTCATGTttgcattttcttattttagtcGAACTAGTGAACTTACTTTATCtaacttgttttttttcatataacaaTTTTTAGAGTGTCCAATATATCCGATCTAATAGTTATTAAAAGAAGATCtttatgaacatttttttaatttaaagctTCTCAAACAagatttaaaaatgaataaaatttgctTGGTTGTGGGTGAGAACAGATGGGTTCAACAATGAAGCCAACCATTTTTAACAAAAGAGTAGCCACAGCTCTAAGAAAGTGGCACCACACAGCGAAGAAGAACGTAAAACAGAACCGTGGATTGCGATTGCAGACTCCTTCATCAACCAGGCCCACGACCCCGAACCACCCTAAGTCTCAGGTTAATTTCCTACGCCGCTACCATAGTGAAATGGCCCCTTATCCCTCGTCTCCAATAAGGTTCGATTTTGAGGCAAATCTTTCTTATGAGGTCAATGCTACTAGTTCTTCTATTCACCACCATGAAATGGAAATGGGTCACCAGGCCTATGATCATGCTGAAAAGGTTGATGAGCCCAGCTCTACCCTTGTGGGTTTAAGTCTGCCTCAACGCGAGATTGATATCGAACATGGCAaggaattttcttttgataataaAGAATGACTACACGTTTTATTAAATGTCaaaatgacaaaggtgatgTTGATTTTAGTAGCATCTCACCTAGTGTGTAGATCTTTCAAGGCATTGaatattttgtaatatattatttatacacATAGTTGCAGGTGTTCCCCTTAGCAAATCATTCCAAAAGTCAGAATTTTTGTTAAGATGTAATTTGAATGTGAACTAGTGTTGTAACTAAAGGAACAAACTACAATTGGatttctttttcacctgaaGGTGTAGAGAGGAACTTATTGTTTTCAAGTAAGTGTAAGGCTTGGTTCAAGTAGATATTGGAGTAAGGTTGACTTAGTGGTTGTAAGGGGAATTTAAAGGTTGAAGAGAGAAGGAGGGAGAGGTGGTGGATTTGAACCCACCCACTaacattctaataaaaaaactaatatatccAATATTTAGCTAAGAAAGCTACTCGTCATGGACTTCCTATTTCCTATATTTAAAGATCTAGGATGTTAATATCTTTTTTGTTGTCTTGCTGAAATCTGTGATTATGCGCTTGAGGAGTTATGAATAATCTAACTGAGTAATTGTTTGTCCTTCAGGATATGTTCTTGAGGGGTTGCGGATTGTCCCAGAAAGTATTGTTTGATCAGCAAGTGTCCATAAAAGATTTAACAATTGAGAGGCTATAGACTGTCCGATTAACTATGTATATATCTCTTTCAACTTATAAAACTTAAAACCTAATACACTATTAATTACATTTGtattttagagaaaaataaactaaaaatggaGGCGGAAAAGTACGGGACATACAACAAAGAGCGAGAAAGAGAGTGTGCTTGATTCCAAGTctccttaattaattaatttttcttctcaCACTGTCTGCTTGATGAATTGCCTTTTAATTTGTTCATCTATGGCAGCAAGGTTGGAATATAATTACCTATTTCTGTTGAGTTCACTAGTAAAGCTTGCGAGAGAGGATAGGACTTCATATATATTCATAGCAAGTGAAATCTTCTGGAAATTGTTATGTAAGGCTATTGCATAGTTCACCTCATCAAGCAGAGAACAAAAAGTTAAAACACTATTTGACATATCTTAGGAAATAATTGAAACGTTCTTTAACAAATGCTTCTcaagcaaacaaaaaaaaaaaagcagataGAGAATAATATTACTCATTGCAAATCTATATAATCACAATTAAACATCAACCACACAGACGAATCTCGATCTGTCACTAAGGGTGAGAACTCATTTGATCATGTTAAAATTCATTGTAGAGAgatagaaaagagagaaaatagaaaCTCAATATTAATTTGGATAATGATCAAAATgagtaaaaatcaatttttacatGAATACATTGGGTCTTATATAGTTAAACTTGtaactaatttgtaactaactaaactaAATCTAAATTGTAACAAACTAAActaataactaatttgtaactaaCTAACCTAATTTTATCTCTAATGCCCCCACAAACACTTTCAGCTTGGAGAAGACAATACATCAAcatcaaagaaaatgaaaaaaaaaattgaaaacttaaaatatagTTAAACATGCCAGAAATACATCAGTCAAAAACAGAAACTTCTAAAAATCTTTGACCAACTTCGACTTTCTTAATCTTCTTCTAAGAGTTCAAAGCAAGTATCAAAGTTTAACCATCAAGCGAATCAGCAACAAGGTCATTTGACAAGAGCTCAAATCATCAATCCAAGAAACTATCAAACCTTAACCACCAAGCAGAAACTATACTTCAAAGTTTAACCACTTGGGAGAAGCAATGATGCTTAACCATCAAGAGCAAAAGCAAAACAACGATTCAATGCTAACCATCTATGGCAAAAGCTTAAACAATGCTTAATCATCACAGACATAAGCTTACatcaacaaaatagaagaatcacAAAATTTGTCTTCTATAAGGACTTTTCACAAACACTTAGTGAATCAACAATAACTAAGGCTTAACCACTTATGACAGAAGCTAACAAATGAACAATGTTTAACCACCACACATGGCAGaagttaaaatcataaaaacaagtcaaacaatatgtcacaaatcaagcttGAACTAGAAAATCACCACGCACAGATCTGCACATTAGGTGCAGTAGCTATCGAGATAAAGAAAAGCAGAGGCTATTGCTcgagaagaaaagaggaaaaacttatgaacaagaaaacaaagaaattgaGCAAGATGATCAAAACAAGCTTCTGTCTTATTCATTGAACAAAAGGAACTTATATACAGATTAAGAATAGATACATAAACTAACACAAAAACAGTTACAAAGTTTGTTACAAATCTGTTAGAGTTCAAAATGAATTTGGCGGGAAATGACAGCTTGATTAAGAGCCCCCCTCAAACTGGGAATAGATGTTCATCATTCCCAGCTTGGAAATCATGAATTTGAATGAAGCTGGCTGCAAGGCTTTGGTAAATGCATCGGCTAGCTGCATAGAGGACCGGACTGGTAACAATTTCAAAAGACCACTCAAACATTTCTCCCTAACCATGTGACAATCCAATTCAATGTGCTTAGTTCTCTCATGGAATACTTGGTTGGAAGCAATTTGGATTGCTGAATTATTATCACAGAAGATGTTTGTTGGTTGATTAAATGAAATGCGAAACTCCAGGAGGAGATAAGTGAGCCATTGGATCTCACAAGTAGTTGCTGCTAGTGCTCGATACTTTGCCTCAGATGAGCTACGGGAAACAGTCGATTGTTTCTTAGATTTCCATGAAATGAGAGAATTTCCTAGAAAAATTGAGTAACCAGTAATGGAGCGCCTGGTATCACGACATCCAGCCCAATCAGAGTCGCTAAAGGCTTGAATATGAATGGATCCTGAAGCTGGGTAGAATAGGCCCTGTCCTGGTGATCCTTTCAGATATCGCAAAACTCGCGAGGCAACCTTCTGGTGATCTATGGTTGGGACATTCATGAATTGACTAAGTTGTTGGACAACATAGGAAATGTCTGGCCTGGTATTAGTTAAGTATATAAGTCTGCCAATTAATCTTCGATAGGAAGAAGCAGCTGTAGCTGGCAGGGGGTCACCTTGGCTTTGAAGATGAGTAGTACAATCCATTGGTGTAGCAGCTGGATGACAAGCTAACATACCAGAATCAGAGAGAATATCTAGAGTATACTTTCTTTGGCATAAGTGGATGCCTTGAGGAGATCGAGCCACTTCAATTCCAAGGAAGAACTTCAAATTACCTAGATCCTTaatcttgaaaacaacatctaGTAATGAAGTGATCTGATTGATTCTTTTAATGTCATTCCCAATTAGAActatgtcatctacatagactaGGATTGCTGTAAAACTCTCattattgaaggaaaagaacaaGGAATGGTCTGATGATGCTTGAGTAAACCCATTATTCAGAAGAAGGGTAGACAATCTATGAAACCACTGTCTACTAGCTTGCTTAAGGTAATAGAGTGATCTGTTTAATCGACATACTTGATTGGAATGAGGGACTACCATTCCTGGTGGAAATTGCATATAAACCTCCTCATTCAATTCCCCATGAAGAAAGGCATTATTTACATCTAATTGCCTAAGATGCCAGCCATTTATGGCAGCTAAGGCCAAAACCAACCTGACAGTAGTAAGTTTGGCAACTGGAGAAAATGTGTCCAAGAAATCTAGCCCCTCCATTTGTGTATATCCTTTAGCTACTAATCAGGCCTTGTACCTCTCAATGGATCCATCTGCATGATATTTAACCTTGTAAACCCACTTGCAACCTATTGCTTTCTTGTTATGTGGTAATTCTGTCAGAGTCCATGTATTATTCAATTGGAGAGCTTCTAACTCAGCTTTCATTGCCTTAAACCAGCAATCATGCTGAGATGCTTCAGTGTATGTCTTTGGTTCAACAGTTGTGGAGATGGATAAGGCAAAATGTTTG
Above is a window of Glycine soja cultivar W05 chromosome 12, ASM419377v2, whole genome shotgun sequence DNA encoding:
- the LOC114379673 gene encoding MLO-like protein 6, encoding MGGSGGRNLDETPTWAIAVVCFVLLSISITIEHIFHVIGKWFKQKHKRALYESLEKIKSELMLLGFISLLLTVGQGLISRICISEKVAGTFHPCSTKRVKHSTPPLDHDDDETNGQRLLAAILSSDDESHRRILALGARDKCAAQGKVPFVSSEAIHQLHIFIFVLAVFHVLYCILTLALGRAKMRRWKRWEVETKTAEYQFSHDPERFRFARETSFGRRHLSFWTQNTVLVWIVCFFRQFVQSVPKVDYLTLRHGFMMAHLGPQSHQKFNFRKYIKRSLEEDFKVVVEISPPIWFITVLFLLFNTHGWYSYLWLPFAPLIIVLLVGTKLQVIITKMGQRIQQRGEVVKGVPLVQPGDDLFWFNKPRLILYLINFVLFQNAFQLAFFSWAALQFMMKSCFHSQKQGVVIRISMGIFVQFLCSYVTLPLYALVTQMGSTMKPTIFNKRVATALRKWHHTAKKNVKQNRGLRLQTPSSTRPTTPNHPKSQVNFLRRYHSEMAPYPSSPIRFDFEANLSYEVNATSSSIHHHEMEMGHQAYDHAEKVDEPSSTLVGLSLPQREIDIEHGKEFSFDNKE